One Myxocyprinus asiaticus isolate MX2 ecotype Aquarium Trade chromosome 20, UBuf_Myxa_2, whole genome shotgun sequence genomic region harbors:
- the LOC127411393 gene encoding sphingomyelin synthase-related protein 1-like, which produces MPRSRYACVEGWSSKQVASWLREQGFREYVDLLCSKHRLDGASLLCLGETDLRSPPLELKVLGDIKRLMLAVRRLQRQHTALTCLGSEVSALSPINTGGTDRTVCNGFVERGSGDYQHCNGVGAVTTVGREHSNGFSNGKRKQHSGRFDPEYWKTALGTLYAMLVCGLTSFVMVLVHERVPDMRTYPPLPDIFLDSVPRIPWAFAMAEACGVVLGFILLLVLLMHKHRSILFRRLCSLMGTVFLLRCVTMFVTSLSVPGHHLQCSGKMYGDTWAKVQRAVDIWSGLGMSLTGVHTCGDYMFSGHTVVLTMLNFFVTEYTPRNWNFIHTTSWVLNLFGIFFILAAHEHYSIDVFIAFYITTRLFLYYHTLANTQAYQHSRRARIWFPLFSFFECNVTGPVPNVYSWPFSKPAFMKIIIG; this is translated from the exons ATGCCACGGTCCAGGTACGCTTGTGTGGAAGGTTGGAGCAGTAAGCAGGTAGCCAGCTGGCTGAGGGAACAGGGATTTCGTGAATATGTGGATCTCCTGTGCTCTAAGCACCGTTTAGATGGAGCCAGCCTACTGTGCCTTGGTGAGACTGATCTACGGTCCCCTCCACTGGAGCTTAAGGTGCTGGGTGACATTAAGAGACTGATGCTGGCGGTGCGGAGACTACAGAGACAACACACGGCCCTCACATGCTTAGGGTCAGAGGTCAGTGCGTTGTCTCCCATAAACACTGGGGGTACGGACCGTACCGTTTGTAACGGCTTCGTAGAACGAGGATCAGGAGACTATCAACACTGTAACGGGGTCGGGGCGGTCACCACAGTTGGCAGAGAACATAGCAATGGTTTCTCTAATGGGAAACGTAAGCAGCATTCTGGTCGGTTTGATCCGGAGTACTGGAAAACTGCACTCGGCACCCTTTATGCCATGCTGGTGTGTGGACTGACATCATTCGTAATGGTGCTCGTGCATGAGAGAGTTCCTGACATGCGGACATACCCACCACTTCCAGACATATTTCTGGATAG TGTCCCCAGAATTCCCTGGGCTTTCGCCATGGCTGAAGCATGTGGAGTGGTGCTGGGTTTCATATTACTGCTGGTGTTGTTGATGCACAAACATAG gtccATTCTGTTTCGCAGGCTGTGTAGTCTGATGGGGACAGTGTTCTTGCTCCGCTGTGTCACTATGTTTGTCACCTCACTGTCTGTACCTGGTCATCATCTGCAGTGTTCAGGCAAG ATGTATGGCGATACCTGGGCAAAAGTGCAGCGTGCAGTGGACATCTGGAGTGGACTTGGCATGTCTTTAACTGGTGTTCATACATGTGGGGATTACATGTTTAGTGGACACACTGTTGTTCTCACCATGCTTAACTTCTTTGTCACCGAGT ATACACCACGTAACTGGAACTTCATCCATACCACGTCTTGGGTCCTAAACCTGTTTGGAATTTTCTTCATCTTGGCGGCTCATGAACACTACTCTATTGACGTCTTCATCGCGTTCTACATCACCACCAGACTGTTCCTGTACTACCATACGCTTGCAAACACACAAGCCTATCAGCACAGCCGCAGAGCACGTATCTGGTTCCCCCTCTTCTCTTTCTTTGAGTGCAATGTGACAGGACCTGTTCCAAATGTGTATAGCTGGCCTTTCTCCAAACCTGCCTTCATGAAGATAATTATAGGATAG